A window of the Hordeum vulgare subsp. vulgare chromosome 5H, MorexV3_pseudomolecules_assembly, whole genome shotgun sequence genome harbors these coding sequences:
- the LOC123398172 gene encoding uncharacterized protein LOC123398172, which translates to MLKIKRGGVDLTKSSHGNRKAKRAATISEEPLIRSGGTIQISGDLHRHLNQDVWTELSVEVKSNMSKSVASLAVCSGDTLLFACSGIAIEREGYVTKFVTSPKLALVYNTARSKKKHDTVKIEVRHVGSEIYQGFLDTDDVDDHFSVVKVKAFLDVNVGLIEHAEGFLPYGKVVVLGRGTSGELMAKSVILAGDVSCSEYNEDTVLSVAKITKDWEGGPLFSFDGNFVGMNLFLVKDRAFFLPWGVMLKQVYNFEIPLENRLGEGPTHEMFNRYQDVYRVGLKHSVFGDLDKMGYPKLPVTMLDDGLVLVNTFEDTFGDLWGEGVWRELGKNASDINRIVVALASFNGKKMVSACTGFFIRWNGSTVILTSASLVRDIGDQNKIVENSRIEVLLPNKHVRKGNLEHYSLHYNVALVSVKDCRVVRPAKIQVDCVGISQVAAAGRCFRTGTIMATSGRLVSWSGRLDCKFILRSTCKISKAGIGGPLFNMRGEVIGMNFYSEKIGTPFLLWNEIGNILAYFKEKSDAGEVAKDSDSSFWKMDGDGRDQLNRWPVPMPCWRDPDDPSWTYPNDWDNNAPRDEPDIEIPPGEEFRYGYINGKRYGNLVLECWVPVTKRW; encoded by the exons ATGCTGAAAATTAAGAGGGGTGGTGTTGATCTCACAAAAAGCTCGCATGGGAACAGAAAAGCTAAGAGGGCGGCGACTATCTCAGAAGAGCCTCTCATAAGATCAGGAGGCACAATCCAGATCTCAG GTGACTTGCATAGGCACTTGAATCAGGATGTCTGGACTGAGCTCAGTGTTGAAGTTAAATCAAATATGTCGAAAAGTGTTGCCTCACTTGCTGTGTGCAGTG GGGACACACTGTTATTTGCATGCTCAGGCATAGCTATAGAGCGTGAAGGATATGTTACAAAGTTTGTGACCTCACCAAAATTGGCTCTAGTTTACAACACTGCAAGATCCAAAAAGAAGCATGACACAGTAAAG ATTGAGGTGCGCCATGTGGGCAGTGAAATTTACCAGGGTTTCTTAGACACCGATGATGTAGATGACCACTTTTCTGTTGTCAAGGTCAAGGCCTTCCTTGATGTTAATGTTGGACTTATTGAGCATGCTGAGGGGTTTCTGCCTTATGGTAAGGTGGTAGTTCTAGGGCGTGGCACCTCTGGTGAACTAATGGCAAAAAGTGTGATACTGGCTGGTGACGTAAGTTGTTCTGAATATAATGAAGATACTGTGTTGTCTGTGGCTAAAATAACGAAG GATTGGGAAGGTGGGCCACTTTTTTCTTTTGATGGAAACTTTGTCGGCATGAACCTTTTTCTGGTTAAGGACAGAGCTTTTTTTCTACCATGGGGTGTAATGCTCAAGCAGGTGTATAACTTTGAGATTCCCCTAGAGAACAG GCTTGGAGAAGGACCcacacatgagatgttcaaccgcTATCAGGACG TTTATAGAGTTGGTCTCAAGCATAGTGTGTTTGGGGATCTTGACAAGATGGGTTACCCCAAGCTACCAGTAACTATGCTGGACG ATGGCTTGGTTTTGGTGAATACTTTTGAAGACACCTTTGGCGACTTATGGGGTGAAGGTGTCTGGAGGGAACTTGGGAAAAATGCTTCTGACATAAATCGCATTGTTGTTGCACTTGCTTCCTTCAATG GTAAAAAAATGGTTTCCGCATGCACCGGTTTTTTTATTCGATGGAACGGTTCAACAGTCATTCTGACATCAGCGAGCCTGGTTAGAGATAttggtgatcaaaacaagattgttgAAAACTCGAGG ATTGAAGTATTGCTTCCAAACAAACATGTCCGAAAAGGGAACTTAGAGCATTACAGTCTACATTACAATGTCGCCCTAGTCAGTGTCAAGGATTGCCGTGTTGTCCGACCAGCAAAGATTCAGGTTGATTGTGTTGGTATTTCCCAAGTAGCAGCTGCAGGGCGTTGCTTCAGAACAGGCACGATAATGGCTACAAGTGGGCGTCTGGTTTCCTGGTCGGGCAGGCTTGATTGCAAGTTCATTTTACGCTCCACATGTAAAATCAGTAAG GCTGGGATTGGAGGACCCCTTTTTAATATGCGTGGAGAGGTTATTGGCATGAACTTCTACTCAGAGAAAATAGGCACCCCTTTCCTGCTATGGAATGAGATTGGCAACATCCTGGCGTATTTCAAGGAAAAGAG TGATGCAGGTGAGGTTGCTAAGGACAGTGATTCCTCTTTCTGGAAAATGGATGGGGATGGCAGAGATCAGTTAAACAG GTGGCCTGTGCCGATGCCATGTTGGCGCGATCCTGACGATCCATCTTGGACCTATCCTAATGATTGGGATAACAATGCACCCAGGGATGAGCCAGACATTGAAATCCCACCTGGGGAGGAGTTCAGATATGGATACATAAATGGAAAGAGATATGGTAACCTTGTACTCGAGTGCTGGGTTCCTGTGACCAAGAGGTGGTGA